A region from the Variovorax paradoxus genome encodes:
- a CDS encoding beta-ketoacyl-[acyl-carrier-protein] synthase family protein → MSGARIHVTGIGFVTPLGSTVESFDDALFNGRSAVRARALEIKGLDPIELAVADCDFDAAAVRSNSRLPLDRGTAMALAAARDAAAQAGLEAGSIDPERLGIFWGSGLAGAGTFDDTTRALYGEQRRMRPTTVLTVMPNAAVAELALQFGAQGAAIAYACACASSAVAIGEAMRAIRGGWIDAAIVGGHEAMLTPGVMASWHAMRVTAPPPPGAPGSACRPFSSDRAGFALGEGAAALVLESEAHANARGAIHASSLFLAGYATNCDATHITNPDTAGQVRAMRAALRDAGIEAPYVGHINAHGTATTAGDAAEAASIREVFGRATPVSATKAIHGHALGGGGAIELVAALRTLAHGMLPPTANLRVPDAAFDLDFVCGEPREARNLHYVLSNSFAFGGTNAVLVAGRAMDR, encoded by the coding sequence GTGAGCGGCGCGCGCATTCACGTCACCGGCATCGGCTTCGTCACGCCACTGGGCAGCACCGTCGAATCGTTCGACGATGCGCTCTTCAACGGCCGTTCCGCGGTGCGCGCGCGAGCGCTCGAGATCAAAGGCCTTGATCCGATCGAACTTGCCGTGGCCGACTGCGATTTCGACGCGGCCGCCGTGCGCAGCAATTCGCGCCTGCCGCTCGATCGAGGCACCGCCATGGCGCTCGCGGCCGCGCGCGATGCCGCCGCGCAGGCGGGCCTGGAGGCCGGCAGCATCGACCCCGAGCGCCTGGGCATCTTCTGGGGCAGCGGGCTGGCCGGCGCCGGGACCTTCGACGACACCACCCGAGCGCTTTACGGCGAACAGCGCCGCATGCGGCCCACGACCGTGCTCACCGTGATGCCCAACGCGGCGGTGGCAGAGCTCGCACTGCAGTTCGGCGCACAGGGCGCAGCCATTGCGTACGCCTGCGCCTGCGCCTCCTCGGCCGTGGCCATCGGCGAGGCGATGCGCGCCATTCGGGGCGGCTGGATCGACGCGGCCATCGTCGGCGGACACGAGGCCATGCTCACGCCGGGCGTGATGGCCAGTTGGCATGCGATGCGCGTGACGGCACCGCCGCCGCCCGGTGCGCCCGGCAGCGCCTGCCGGCCGTTCTCGAGTGACCGCGCGGGCTTCGCGCTCGGCGAAGGCGCGGCTGCGCTGGTGCTCGAATCCGAGGCGCATGCCAATGCGCGAGGCGCCATTCATGCCTCTTCGCTCTTTCTTGCGGGCTACGCCACCAATTGCGACGCCACGCACATCACCAACCCCGACACGGCCGGCCAGGTGCGCGCCATGCGTGCGGCGCTGCGCGATGCAGGCATCGAGGCCCCGTACGTCGGCCACATCAACGCGCACGGCACCGCCACCACGGCAGGCGATGCGGCCGAAGCGGCGTCCATCCGCGAAGTGTTCGGGCGTGCCACGCCCGTAAGCGCCACCAAGGCCATCCACGGCCATGCGCTGGGCGGCGGCGGCGCCATCGAGCTCGTGGCGGCGCTGCGAACGCTGGCCCACGGGATGCTTCCGCCGACAGCCAACCTGCGGGTGCCCGATGCGGCCTTCGATCTGGACTTCGTGTGCGGCGAGCCGCGCGAAGCGCGCAACCTGCACTACGTGCTTTCCAATTCGTTCGCGTTCGGAGGCACCAACGCCGTGCTGGTCGCGGGCCGCGCCATGGACCGCTGA
- a CDS encoding sensor histidine kinase encodes MSRTPPDAPGPPKAAPSLTRRVLRNVLVPLALTWMVGAVIALVIANYFSEQAFDRAMLDDAYALSANVQAGERGIELLLTPREVATVLFDQVDKIYFAVQRLDGTLISGQPGLNAPLPTGDARYRFSDVNFDGKVLRAVVLEPVTEPGAPMPYRVVIAQTTLSRAALVQRLLGYALAPQVLLLILLAVWLWHGIRSDLRPLGELQQALDRRDVYDLSPVAVVRTSREVQRLGNAVNALFDRLNQSVRAQREFVGNVAHELRTPLAGIRALAEYGLAQHDSTVWREQLARVAERQARASHLIDQLLALALADEARTGLAREPVRLDLLAEQTVLRHLARADTHGVDLGARGLDERVTVLANEALVEGILDNLIDNALRYGGRTITVELAGRTLSVIDDGPGIPLEAQRDLMQRWAQGPAGQKLGQGSGLGLSIVARYAELLGAELRLDAAEPAGLRVSVTFAEIRPMGPMAAADSGGAASTRRG; translated from the coding sequence GTGAGCCGCACGCCGCCGGACGCGCCTGGGCCACCGAAGGCAGCGCCTTCGCTCACGCGGCGCGTGCTGCGCAACGTGCTGGTGCCGCTGGCGCTCACGTGGATGGTGGGCGCGGTGATCGCGCTGGTCATTGCCAATTATTTTTCCGAGCAGGCCTTCGACCGCGCCATGCTCGACGATGCCTATGCGCTCTCGGCCAACGTGCAGGCGGGCGAGCGCGGCATCGAGCTCTTGCTCACGCCGCGCGAAGTGGCGACGGTGCTGTTCGACCAGGTCGACAAGATCTATTTCGCGGTGCAGCGGCTCGACGGCACGCTGATCTCGGGGCAGCCGGGCCTGAATGCGCCGCTGCCCACGGGCGATGCGCGCTACCGCTTCTCGGACGTCAACTTCGACGGCAAGGTGCTGCGCGCCGTGGTGCTCGAGCCCGTCACCGAGCCCGGCGCGCCGATGCCCTACCGGGTGGTGATCGCGCAGACCACATTGAGCCGCGCGGCGCTGGTGCAGCGGCTGCTCGGCTATGCGCTGGCACCACAGGTGCTGCTGCTGATATTGCTGGCCGTATGGCTCTGGCATGGCATTCGCAGCGATCTGCGCCCGCTCGGCGAACTCCAGCAGGCGCTGGACCGCCGCGATGTGTACGACCTCTCGCCGGTCGCGGTGGTCCGCACCTCGCGCGAAGTGCAGCGCCTGGGCAATGCGGTCAATGCGCTGTTCGACCGCCTGAACCAGAGCGTGCGTGCGCAGCGCGAATTCGTGGGCAACGTGGCGCACGAGCTGCGCACGCCGCTGGCGGGCATCCGCGCACTGGCCGAATACGGGCTGGCGCAGCACGATTCCACCGTGTGGCGCGAGCAGCTCGCGCGCGTGGCCGAACGCCAGGCCCGCGCGAGCCACCTGATCGACCAGCTGCTGGCGCTCGCGCTCGCCGACGAGGCGCGCACCGGCCTGGCGCGCGAACCGGTGCGGCTCGACCTGCTGGCCGAGCAGACGGTGCTGCGGCACCTGGCCCGCGCCGACACGCACGGCGTCGACCTGGGTGCGCGCGGCCTCGACGAGCGCGTGACGGTGCTGGCGAACGAAGCACTGGTCGAAGGCATTCTCGACAACCTGATCGACAACGCGCTGCGCTACGGCGGACGCACCATCACCGTCGAGCTGGCGGGCCGCACCCTGAGCGTGATCGACGACGGCCCCGGCATTCCGCTGGAAGCGCAGCGCGACCTGATGCAGCGCTGGGCGCAGGGCCCTGCGGGCCAGAAGCTGGGGCAGGGCTCGGGCCTGGGGCTGTCGATCGTGGCGCGCTATGCGGAACTGCTGGGCGCCGAACTGCGGCTCGATGCGGCCGAGCCCGCGGGACTGCGGGTGAGCGTGACCTTCGCGGAGATCCGTCCGATGGGTCCGATGGCGGCTGCCGATTCGGGCGGCGCGGCTTCGACGCGGCGCGGATGA
- a CDS encoding heavy metal translocating P-type ATPase, translating to MSTLDLSVGGMTCASCVMRVERALKNVPGVQDVSVNLATESARVVTAAGGEDMDARLRRAVRTAGYEPRAASSAADEAAALSPWHGFGPVGIGLLLSIPLLAPMLGQPFGQDWMPPPWLQLLLATPVQFWLGARFYRAGWHAARAGTGNMDLLVALGTSAAFGLSLWLWWRAATGAHAEHGAVPHLYFEASAVVITLVLLGKWLEARAKRQATSAIRALQQLRPETAHLVGSRGESDVPLAEVMLGDRLAVRPGERVPADARVIEGQSEVDESMLTGEPLPVPKGPGDALTGGAVNGDGRMVVEVSAVGAESVLARIIRLVEDAQAAKAPIQRLVDQVAAVFVPVVLAIALATLAGWLLAGAGIEVAMIHAVAVLVIACPCALGLATPVAVMAGTGVAARRGILIKDARALELAHRVGTVAFDKTGTLTVGRPVLTALVSVAGGRDEAELLATAASLQGGSEHPLARAVMAAAAGRGMQPPPLSAMQAMPGRGVRGLVNGESWAIASLRWCAELGVVPDAAQVERLHAQGATVSALLRFDAAGAAQVQALLAFADEPKPEAAQAIRTLHARGLRVVMISGDNLRAAQAMAARLGIAAEDVRAEVLPADKAAQVSALKKNGQVVAMIGDGANDAPALAAADVGIAMAPAGGGTDVAMEAAGITLMRGDLALVAEALELSARTVAKIRQNLFWAFAYNVAGIPLAAFGLLSPVVAGAAMALSSVSVMANALLLRRWKP from the coding sequence ATGAGCACCCTGGATCTTTCTGTCGGCGGCATGACCTGCGCCTCCTGCGTGATGCGCGTGGAGCGTGCGCTCAAGAACGTGCCGGGCGTGCAGGATGTCAGCGTGAATCTGGCCACCGAATCGGCGCGCGTGGTGACGGCTGCTGGTGGCGAAGACATGGACGCTCGCCTGCGTCGCGCCGTGCGTACCGCCGGCTACGAACCGCGCGCGGCAAGCAGCGCGGCCGACGAGGCGGCTGCGCTGTCGCCCTGGCATGGCTTCGGGCCCGTGGGTATCGGGCTGCTGCTGTCGATACCGCTCTTGGCGCCGATGCTCGGCCAACCCTTCGGGCAGGACTGGATGCCGCCGCCCTGGCTGCAGCTGCTGCTGGCGACGCCGGTGCAGTTCTGGCTCGGCGCGCGCTTCTACCGTGCGGGCTGGCATGCCGCGAGGGCAGGCACCGGCAACATGGATCTGCTGGTGGCGCTCGGCACCAGCGCGGCGTTCGGCTTGTCGCTCTGGCTCTGGTGGCGTGCGGCCACGGGCGCGCACGCGGAGCATGGCGCCGTGCCGCATCTCTATTTCGAGGCCTCGGCCGTGGTGATCACGCTGGTGCTGCTCGGCAAGTGGCTGGAGGCGCGCGCCAAGCGGCAGGCCACCTCGGCCATCCGTGCGCTGCAGCAGCTGCGGCCCGAAACGGCGCACCTGGTGGGCTCGCGCGGCGAAAGCGACGTGCCGCTGGCCGAGGTGATGCTGGGCGACCGGCTCGCGGTGCGCCCGGGCGAACGCGTGCCGGCCGATGCGCGCGTGATCGAGGGGCAGTCGGAGGTCGACGAATCGATGCTCACGGGCGAGCCGCTGCCGGTGCCGAAGGGGCCCGGCGATGCGCTGACGGGTGGTGCGGTCAACGGCGACGGCCGCATGGTGGTCGAGGTGAGCGCGGTCGGCGCCGAGAGCGTGCTGGCGCGCATCATCCGCCTGGTCGAGGATGCGCAGGCCGCCAAGGCGCCGATCCAGCGGCTGGTGGACCAGGTCGCGGCCGTGTTCGTGCCGGTGGTGCTGGCGATTGCGCTGGCCACGCTGGCGGGTTGGCTGCTCGCGGGCGCTGGCATCGAGGTTGCCATGATCCACGCGGTGGCGGTGCTGGTCATTGCGTGCCCTTGTGCGCTCGGCCTCGCGACGCCGGTCGCCGTGATGGCCGGCACCGGCGTGGCGGCGCGCCGCGGCATTCTCATCAAGGATGCGCGTGCATTGGAGCTTGCGCACCGTGTCGGCACCGTGGCCTTCGACAAGACCGGCACGCTGACCGTGGGCCGACCGGTGCTCACGGCGCTCGTGTCCGTGGCAGGCGGCCGCGATGAAGCCGAATTGCTTGCCACGGCTGCGAGCCTGCAAGGCGGCAGCGAGCATCCGCTGGCGCGCGCCGTGATGGCGGCTGCCGCGGGGCGCGGCATGCAGCCGCCGCCCTTGAGTGCGATGCAGGCGATGCCGGGCCGCGGCGTGCGCGGTTTGGTGAATGGCGAATCCTGGGCGATTGCGAGCCTGCGCTGGTGCGCGGAACTCGGCGTTGTGCCCGATGCCGCGCAGGTCGAGCGCCTGCACGCCCAGGGTGCCACCGTGTCCGCATTGCTGCGCTTCGACGCGGCGGGCGCTGCCCAGGTGCAGGCGCTGCTGGCCTTTGCCGACGAGCCCAAGCCCGAGGCCGCGCAGGCGATCCGCACGCTGCATGCACGCGGCCTGCGCGTGGTGATGATCTCGGGCGACAACCTGCGCGCCGCGCAGGCGATGGCGGCGCGGCTCGGCATTGCCGCTGAGGACGTGCGCGCCGAAGTGCTGCCCGCCGACAAGGCGGCGCAGGTCAGCGCCTTGAAGAAGAATGGCCAGGTGGTCGCGATGATCGGCGATGGTGCCAACGACGCGCCCGCACTGGCTGCGGCCGACGTCGGCATTGCCATGGCGCCTGCGGGTGGCGGCACCGACGTGGCGATGGAAGCGGCGGGCATCACGCTGATGCGCGGCGACCTCGCGCTCGTGGCCGAGGCGCTCGAGCTCTCGGCACGCACGGTGGCCAAGATCCGGCAGAACCTGTTCTGGGCCTTTGCCTACAACGTGGCCGGCATTCCGCTGGCCGCCTTCGGGCTGTTGAGTCCGGTGGTGGCGGGTGCGGCGATGGCGCTGTCGAGCGTCAGCGTGATGGCCAATGCGCTGCTGCTGCGGCGCTGGAAGCCCTGA
- a CDS encoding alpha/beta hydrolase, whose amino-acid sequence MSARDPSDLLSVVHPAVRRTAVVLLHGLCSTPDELLTVQSALRTSGYSVHPMRVDGYSFDAAAPVQQVLPYERWIDAIAARVEALRTEHERVMLVGISAGSSLALGAAIRCGSAVDALVLMSTTLRFDGWAVPRTQLLLPLAFYTPLGRFWQYRERAPYGVKNERVRAWIERELRHRKVSSAGSAVIGVGHLREHDRLIRHVKRNLHRVQCGSVLALHAREDEVASVANLGILARGLRCRSFRSVVLANSYHMITIDNDRHQVVRETSAFADAVAHGTPDAIDALSARSLAA is encoded by the coding sequence ATGAGCGCCCGCGATCCCTCCGATCTTCTGAGCGTGGTGCACCCCGCGGTGCGGCGCACGGCCGTCGTGCTGCTGCACGGTTTATGCAGCACACCTGACGAGCTCCTGACCGTGCAGTCGGCCTTGCGCACCAGCGGGTATTCGGTGCATCCGATGCGTGTCGACGGCTACTCCTTCGATGCCGCTGCGCCAGTGCAGCAGGTCCTGCCCTACGAACGCTGGATCGACGCCATCGCGGCGCGGGTCGAAGCGCTGCGCACAGAGCACGAGCGCGTGATGCTGGTGGGCATCTCGGCCGGCTCGTCGCTTGCGCTCGGCGCGGCCATCCGCTGCGGCAGCGCCGTCGATGCGCTGGTGCTGATGTCGACCACGCTGCGCTTCGATGGCTGGGCCGTGCCGCGAACGCAACTGCTGCTGCCGCTGGCCTTCTACACGCCGCTCGGACGGTTCTGGCAATACCGCGAGCGCGCGCCCTACGGCGTGAAGAACGAACGCGTGCGTGCCTGGATCGAGCGCGAGCTGCGCCATCGCAAGGTGTCGAGCGCCGGCAGCGCGGTGATCGGCGTGGGCCACCTGCGCGAGCACGACCGGCTGATCCGCCATGTGAAGCGCAACCTCCATCGCGTGCAATGCGGCAGCGTGCTCGCGCTGCATGCGCGCGAGGACGAAGTGGCCAGCGTGGCCAACCTCGGCATCCTGGCGCGCGGGCTTCGCTGCCGCTCCTTCCGAAGCGTGGTGCTCGCCAACAGCTATCACATGATCACGATCGACAACGACCGCCACCAGGTGGTGCGCGAAACCTCTGCCTTCGCCGATGCCGTGGCCCATGGCACGCCCGACGCCATCGACGCCCTGTCCGCGCGCTCCCTTGCCGCCTGA
- a CDS encoding GNAT family N-acetyltransferase — MRRLATPQDLEAVFSIYMHERVVPFLGYDPMSLDEFRAIYKELVDSRSFYIYEVDGRVAGFYRATRYPGRVRHVACFGTLAVDPSLHGKGIAQAMVSDAIARLKPEGVKRIELYAESDNAPGLRFYEKLGFQYEGTLRKFYKRAGEADYIDDHLLALLID, encoded by the coding sequence ATGCGCAGGCTCGCCACGCCCCAGGACCTCGAAGCGGTCTTCTCCATCTACATGCACGAGCGGGTGGTGCCCTTCCTGGGCTACGACCCGATGTCGCTCGATGAATTCCGCGCCATCTACAAGGAACTGGTCGACAGCCGCAGCTTCTATATCTATGAAGTCGATGGCCGGGTCGCGGGCTTCTACCGCGCGACGCGCTACCCCGGTCGCGTGCGGCACGTGGCCTGCTTCGGCACGCTCGCGGTCGATCCGTCGCTGCATGGCAAGGGCATCGCGCAGGCCATGGTGAGCGATGCCATCGCGAGGCTCAAGCCCGAAGGCGTCAAGCGCATCGAGCTCTACGCCGAAAGCGACAACGCGCCGGGCCTGCGCTTCTACGAGAAGCTGGGCTTCCAATACGAAGGCACCTTGCGCAAGTTCTACAAGCGCGCCGGCGAGGCCGACTACATTGACGACCACCTGCTGGCGCTGCTGATCGACTGA
- the gstA gene encoding glutathione transferase GstA — MKLYYSPGACSLSPHIALREAGIAFEPVLASTKTHKLQDGTDYYGINPLGYVPMLELDDGTRLREGPAIVQYIADMAPTKNLAPAAGTLQRYRLQEWLTFIGTEMHKGYSPLFNPNMPEEAKTIFKSKLKSRYEWLDGQLADKPYLMGDQFSVADGYLFTVTNWAKSTGVDISDFSNLQAWHARVAARPAVQDAMKAEGLLK; from the coding sequence ATGAAGCTGTATTACTCGCCCGGTGCCTGCTCCCTTTCGCCCCACATCGCGCTGCGCGAGGCAGGCATTGCCTTCGAACCGGTGCTGGCCAGCACCAAGACCCACAAGCTGCAGGACGGCACCGACTACTACGGCATCAACCCGCTGGGCTACGTGCCCATGCTCGAGCTCGACGACGGCACCCGCCTGCGCGAAGGCCCGGCCATCGTGCAGTACATCGCCGACATGGCACCCACCAAGAACCTTGCGCCAGCCGCCGGCACGCTGCAGCGCTATCGCCTGCAGGAGTGGCTGACCTTTATCGGCACCGAGATGCACAAGGGCTACAGCCCGCTGTTCAACCCGAACATGCCCGAAGAAGCCAAGACCATCTTCAAGAGCAAGCTCAAGTCGCGCTATGAATGGCTCGATGGCCAGCTGGCCGACAAGCCCTACCTGATGGGCGACCAGTTCAGCGTGGCCGACGGCTACCTGTTCACCGTCACCAACTGGGCCAAGTCCACGGGCGTCGACATCTCGGACTTCTCCAACCTCCAGGCCTGGCACGCGCGCGTGGCCGCCCGTCCGGCTGTTCAGGACGCAATGAAGGCCGAAGGCCTCCTGAAGTAA
- a CDS encoding acyl carrier protein: protein MPSSSSSSSLASPVFNSIAAILVNQFDVARDAIAPDVALSGLGLDSLSLMEFVFAVEDAFHLRLPEDRLDPREAGITLGHLCEAIEAQIDCKLDSPMAAQA, encoded by the coding sequence ATGCCCTCTTCCTCTTCTTCCTCCTCCCTGGCTTCGCCCGTCTTCAACAGCATCGCGGCCATCCTGGTGAACCAGTTCGATGTGGCGCGCGACGCCATCGCGCCCGATGTGGCCCTGTCCGGGCTCGGCCTCGATTCGCTTTCGCTGATGGAATTCGTGTTCGCGGTGGAAGACGCCTTCCATCTGCGCCTGCCCGAAGACCGGCTCGATCCGCGCGAGGCCGGCATCACGCTCGGCCACCTGTGCGAGGCGATCGAGGCCCAGATCGACTGCAAGCTCGATTCGCCGATGGCTGCGCAGGCGTGA
- a CDS encoding response regulator transcription factor, whose product MRILLVEDDAVLRDVMLRSLADAGHRVDVSTNVEDADHLWRVQPFDAVLLDLNLPATASPTSGLASGLNALRQARARGDRTPVLVLTARGRTEERIAGLDAGADDYLGKPFDLAEVEARLRALVRRAKGTEDIVLLGQLKLDRKARRFSTASGPLDLPAREFEVLWELMSPPGRTVSKRALSDKLSSFDESLGDNALEAFISRLRKKLAGSGASIRTLRGIGYLLEAEV is encoded by the coding sequence ATGCGAATCCTGCTTGTCGAAGACGATGCCGTGCTGCGCGACGTGATGCTGCGCAGCCTCGCGGATGCCGGCCATCGGGTCGACGTGTCGACCAACGTCGAGGACGCCGACCACCTCTGGCGCGTGCAGCCCTTCGATGCGGTGCTGCTCGACCTGAACCTGCCGGCTACGGCAAGCCCGACCAGCGGCCTGGCGAGCGGCCTCAACGCCTTGCGCCAGGCGCGTGCCCGCGGCGACCGCACGCCGGTGCTGGTGCTGACGGCGCGCGGCCGCACCGAGGAGCGCATCGCGGGCCTCGATGCCGGCGCCGACGACTACCTCGGCAAGCCCTTCGACCTGGCCGAAGTGGAGGCGCGGCTGCGCGCACTGGTGCGGCGGGCCAAGGGCACCGAAGACATCGTGCTGCTGGGCCAGCTCAAGCTCGACCGCAAGGCGCGCCGCTTTTCCACTGCAAGCGGGCCGCTCGACCTGCCGGCGCGCGAGTTCGAAGTGCTGTGGGAGCTGATGAGCCCGCCGGGCCGCACGGTGAGCAAGCGGGCGCTGTCCGACAAGCTCTCGAGCTTCGACGAATCGCTGGGCGACAACGCGCTGGAGGCCTTCATCTCCCGGCTGCGCAAGAAGCTGGCCGGTTCGGGCGCGAGCATCCGCACGCTGCGCGGCATCGGCTACCTGCTCGAAGCCGAAGTGTGA
- a CDS encoding alkene reductase, whose product MPSLFDPVQAGDLQLANRVVMAPLTRNRSPNAIPQDIAATYYAQRASAGLLITEATAISHQGQGYADVPGLYGTEQLDAWKRVTDAVHARGGKIVVQLWHVGRVSHTELQPGGGKPVAPSAITARTKTVLIKDGVPTFVETSEPRALDAEELPGIVHAYAAAARNAVESAGFDGVELHGANGYLLDQFLKDGSNKRSDDYGGSIENRARLLLEATRAVVDAVGGGKTGIRLSPVTPANDAHDADPQPLFTYVVKQLAPLGLAYIHIIEGATGGPREIEDRPFDYEALKAAYRQAGGKGAWMVNNGYDKPLADQAVKEGDDLVAFGKPFIANPDLVRRLRENAPLNEVDKATMYGGGTKGYTDYPALD is encoded by the coding sequence ATGCCCTCCCTTTTCGATCCCGTACAGGCCGGTGACCTGCAGCTTGCCAACCGCGTCGTGATGGCGCCGCTCACGCGCAACCGCTCGCCCAATGCAATTCCCCAGGACATTGCGGCGACCTATTACGCGCAGCGCGCCTCGGCCGGGCTGCTCATCACCGAAGCCACGGCCATCAGCCACCAGGGCCAGGGCTATGCCGACGTGCCGGGCCTCTACGGCACCGAGCAGCTCGATGCCTGGAAGCGCGTGACCGATGCGGTGCATGCCCGGGGCGGCAAGATCGTGGTGCAGCTGTGGCACGTGGGCCGCGTTTCGCACACCGAACTGCAGCCCGGCGGCGGCAAGCCTGTCGCGCCCTCGGCCATCACCGCCAGGACCAAGACCGTGCTCATCAAGGACGGCGTGCCGACCTTCGTCGAAACCTCCGAGCCGCGCGCGCTCGACGCCGAAGAACTGCCCGGCATCGTCCACGCCTATGCGGCCGCCGCGCGCAATGCGGTGGAAAGCGCCGGCTTTGACGGCGTGGAACTGCATGGCGCCAACGGCTACCTGCTCGACCAGTTCCTGAAGGACGGCAGCAACAAGCGCAGCGACGACTACGGCGGCAGCATCGAGAACCGCGCCCGCCTGCTGCTGGAAGCCACCCGCGCCGTGGTCGACGCGGTCGGCGGCGGCAAAACCGGCATCCGCCTGTCGCCGGTCACGCCGGCCAACGACGCGCACGACGCCGATCCGCAGCCACTCTTCACCTACGTGGTGAAGCAGCTCGCCCCGCTCGGCCTGGCCTACATCCACATCATCGAAGGCGCCACCGGCGGCCCGCGCGAGATCGAGGACCGTCCCTTCGACTACGAAGCGCTCAAGGCCGCCTACCGCCAGGCCGGCGGCAAGGGCGCATGGATGGTCAACAACGGCTACGACAAGCCGCTGGCGGACCAAGCCGTCAAGGAAGGCGACGACCTCGTGGCGTTCGGCAAGCCCTTCATCGCCAACCCCGACCTGGTGCGCCGCCTGCGCGAGAACGCACCGCTCAACGAAGTCGACAAGGCCACGATGTACGGCGGCGGCACCAAGGGCTACACGGACTATCCCGCGCTGGACTGA
- a CDS encoding DUF1328 family protein — protein MLKYAIIFAVISLVAAVLGFGGIAAGAAGIAKLLFGLFLVLAVLFVVLAALGIGAAKKAID, from the coding sequence ATGTTGAAGTACGCAATCATTTTTGCCGTGATCTCGTTGGTGGCCGCCGTGCTTGGTTTCGGCGGCATTGCCGCGGGCGCAGCGGGTATTGCGAAGCTGCTGTTCGGGCTGTTCCTGGTCCTGGCAGTGCTGTTCGTGGTGCTGGCGGCACTGGGGATTGGCGCCGCGAAAAAGGCCATCGATTGA